A region of Solanum dulcamara chromosome 7, daSolDulc1.2, whole genome shotgun sequence DNA encodes the following proteins:
- the LOC129896427 gene encoding BTB/POZ and TAZ domain-containing protein 1, with product MSPNTFAATGCDGLSGEMPEADIQIITSGGRRIQAHSTVLASASSVLESILVRPQKRRSSEKTIRILGVPCDAVSVFVQFLSSFKCTEEQMKKHGIHLLALSHVYLVPQLKQRCTKGLAEQLTIENAVDMLQLARLCDAPDLYLKCLKLISTNFKKVEKTEGWKFLLDHDPQLELEILQFMDEADSRKKRTRRHRREQNLYLQLSEAMDCIEHICTEGCTSVGPCCEEPCTKKLPCSKFKTCQGVQLLIRHFATCKRRVNGGCLRCKRMWQLLRLHSSICDQPVECRVPLCRQFKEKVQRKGDDGLWKSLVEKVVSARALSSLSLPKRKREEEPKMNLDHHQVRSFLTTQCH from the exons ATGTCGCCGAATACCTTTGCAGCCACCGGTTGTGATGGACTTTCCGGCGAAATGCCGGAAGCCGACATTCAAATCATCACTTCCGGTGGACGCCGCATTCAGGCACATTCTACTGTTCTG GCTTCTGCTTCATCAGTTCTGGAGAGCATACTAGTTCGGCCGCAGAAGCGGCGGAGCTCGGAGAAAACTATTCGGATTCTCGGTGTTCCCTGCGATGCTGTTTCGGTGTTTGTTCAATTTCTCTCTTCCTTCAA GTGTACTGAAGAGCAGATGAAGAAACATGGAATTCATCTCCTAGCACTTTCTCATGTGTACTTGGTACCACAGCTAAAGCAGAGATGCACAAAGGGGTTAGCTGAGCAATTGACTATTGAAAATGCTGTGGATATGCTTCAATTGGCCAGGCTCTGTGATGCACCTGACCTATATCTTAAGTGCTTGAAATTGATATCAACCAATTTCAAGAAAGTTGAGAAGACTGAGGGTTGGAAGTTCCTCCTAGATCATGACCCTCAACTTGAACTCGAAATTTTGCAGTTCATGGATGAGGCTGATTCG AGGAAAAAGAGGACAAGAAGACATAGAAGGGAGCAGAACTTGTATTTACAGCTAAGCGAAGCGATGGATTGTATAGAGCACATATGCACTGAAGGATGCACTAGCGTGGGGCCATGTTGTGAGGAGCCCTGCACAAAGAAGCTGCCATGTAGCAAATTCAAAACATGTCAAGGCGTCCAGCTCCTTATTCGACACTTTGCTACATGTAAGAGAAGGGTGAATGGAGGTTGTTTGCGATGCAAAAGGATGTGGCAGCTCCTTAGATTACATTCCTCTATCTGTGATCAACCTGTTGAATGTCGAGTTCCCCTGTGCAG ACAATTCAAAGAGAAGGTGCAACGAAAGGGAGATGATGGGCTATGGAAATCACTTGTTGAAAAGGTAGTGTCCGCCAGAGCATTGTCCTCCTTATCGCTGCCCAAAAGAAAGAGGGAAGAGGAACCAAAAATGAACTTAGATCATCATCAAGTGAGAAGCTTCTTGACAACTCAGTGTCATTAG